GCGCCGAACAGCACGGCATCAGCCGCCTTCGCCAGGGCCAGCGTGCCTTCCGGCAAAGGGTGGCCATGGGCCGCGTAGCCGGCGCCGCCCACGGGCGCCGTTTCCAGCTCAAACGATTCGCCCAGCACATTCAAGACCTTGACGGCTTGCGCGACGATTTCAGGACCGATGCCGTCGCCGGGTAAGATTGCAATTTTCATATTTTAATCGTTTAAATGACGTTGGCCAGCCAGGGCTGAGCAGAAAGATGGCGTTCTTCGAAGGCGCGGATGTCGTCGGCGTGGCGCAGGGTCAGGCCGATATCGTCGAGCCCATTCATCAGGCAATATTTGCGGAAGGCATCGATCTCGAACGGGTACGAGACGGAACCGTTGCTGGTGCGCACGCATTGCTGCTCCAGGTCCACCACCAGCTTGAAGCCGGGGAAAGCCTTGACTTCATTGAACAGGTGCTCGACCTGGCTTTCCGACAGCACGATGGGCAGCAAGCCGTTCTTGTAGCAGTTGTTGAAGAAGATGTCGGCAAACGAGGGCGCGATGATGGCGCGGAAGCCATATTGATCGAGCGCCCACGGCGCGTGTTCGCGCGAGGAGCCGCAGCCGAAGTTCTTGCGCGTGAGTAAGATCGAGGCGCCCTGGTAGCGCGGCTCGTTGAGCACGAACTCGGGGTTCAGCGGGCGGCGGCTGTTGTCCTGGCCCGGTTCGCCATGGTCGAGATAGCGCCATTCGTCGAACAGGTTGGGGCCGAAGCCGCTGCGGTGGATCGATTTCAGAAATTGCTTCGGAATAATCGCGTCGGTGTCGACGTTGGCGCGGTCCAGCGGGGCGACCAGGCCTTCGTAAATCGTAAATTTATCCATGCTGTTTCTACTCGGTAAGACGCGCGGCGCGGGGCGCCGCCACGTCACGGTTTATTTTCCGCCGGCGCCAGTGACGACCTGGCCGACTTTCTGCACATCGCGGCCGATGCCCGAGA
This window of the Janthinobacterium agaricidamnosum genome carries:
- a CDS encoding lipoprotein; translation: MKKLFALLIATVILSGCNTVSGIGRDVQKVGQVVTGAGGK
- the leuD gene encoding 3-isopropylmalate dehydratase small subunit, producing the protein MDKFTIYEGLVAPLDRANVDTDAIIPKQFLKSIHRSGFGPNLFDEWRYLDHGEPGQDNSRRPLNPEFVLNEPRYQGASILLTRKNFGCGSSREHAPWALDQYGFRAIIAPSFADIFFNNCYKNGLLPIVLSESQVEHLFNEVKAFPGFKLVVDLEQQCVRTSNGSVSYPFEIDAFRKYCLMNGLDDIGLTLRHADDIRAFEERHLSAQPWLANVI